A genomic segment from Glycine max cultivar Williams 82 chromosome 1, Glycine_max_v4.0, whole genome shotgun sequence encodes:
- the LOC100814790 gene encoding disease resistance protein RUN1, whose translation MEIFREVLHFLQKFFISLFTWCITYLIRGSSRRINAVATMPNPTLASSSSLAYEWTYDVFLSFRGEDTRLGFTGHLYHALCEVGVNTFMDDQGLRKGEEITPFLMKAIQESRIAIVIFSENYASSTFCLQELVMIMECLKHQGRLVWPVFYKVDPSDVRHQKGSYAEALAKHETRISDKDKVEKWRLALQKAASLSGWHSNRRYEYDIIRDIVLEVSKKINRNPLHVAKYPVGLESRVQKVKSLLDVESNDGVHMVGIYGIGGIGKTTLACAVCNFVADQFEGLSFLSDVRENSEKHGLVHLQETLLSDILEEKDIKLGNEKRGTPIIKSRLRKKKILLILDDVDKMDQLEHLAGGLHSVDWFGSGSRIIITTRDIHLLDFYGIERTYEVDGLNQEEALELFSWNASRRKQITPSYQEISKRVIQYSNGLPLSLEIIGSDLFGKTVLECKSALDHYETNPHDDILKILKVSYDGLKEYEKKIFLDMACFFKGYELSDVKNILHSGRGLAPDYAIQVLIDKCLIKIVQCRVRMHNLIENMGKQIVRQESPTNSGEHSRLWFSKDILRVLKNNKGSDKTEIIMLHLPKEKEVHWDGTALEKMKNLKILVVKNARFSRGPSALPESLRVLKWCRYPESSLPADFDAKKLVILDLSMSSITFKNPMIMMKFKYLMEMKLSGCELLKEVSDMSGAPNLKKLHLDNCKNLVEVHDSVGFLDKLECLNLNHCTSLRVLPRGMYLTSLKTMSLRRCTSLMSFPEILGKMENIRYLDLIGSAISVLPFSIGNLVGLTRLNLNKCTGLVELPISVFMLPKLENLEANYCDRLAQVQNGEGQDHETVSSSVRDANFNYCYLTEKFLATLLPCLCNVTSLSLNSSNITVLPSSISACLSLTELYLNECKELREIRSLPPNIKYLSAINCKSLTSESKEMLLNQKLHETGGTHFKFPGSAIPSWLNYSRRGPSLRFWFRNKFPAITLCVVGVFGSLLKCKMDPILTAMIQAPVITVFAATKYSIQTNHTILSDLLIEFGSNKFERFLIENKWYSAEISFEDIYGITDIEWMGVHVQEHKTNMADIQFTEPKLTMVDSKFWIHFITDVGKQLKCGDAYYCYLPPLRPNEGGEDYDWLQVYILILSVGLYCLLL comes from the exons ATGGAAATCTTCCGGGAGGTACTTCATTTTCTGCAGAAATTCTTTATTTCGCTGTTCACATGGTGCATTACGTACCTGATAAGAGGCTCGTCCAGGAG AATCAATGCTGTGGCTACCATGCCTAATCCAACATTGGCGTCCTCCTCTTCTTTGGCCTATGAATGGACTTACGATGTTTTCCTCAGTTTTAGAGGTGAGGATACCCGCTTGGGTTTTACCGGACACCTTTATCATGCTCTGTGTGAAGTGGGAGTCAACACCTTCATGGATGATCAAGGGCTGAGGAAGGGAGAAGAAATCACACCATTTCTAATGAAGGCAATTCAAGAATCCAGGATTGCTATTGTGATTTTTTCAGAAAACTATGCGTCATCAACGTTTTGTTTACAAGAACTTGTGATGATCATGGAATGCTTAAAACATCAGGGCAGGTTGGTCTGGCCTGTTTTTTATAAAGTGGATCCATCTGATGTGCGCCATCAGAAAGGAAGTTATGCAGAAGCACTAGCCAAGCATGAGACAAGAATCAGTGATAAGGACAAGgtggaaaaatggaggttagCTTTGCAAAAAGCTGCAAGTCTATCTGGTTGGCATTCCAATCGAAG GTACGAATATGATATCATTCGGGACATCGTTCTAGAGGTCTCTAAAAAGATCAATCGGAACCCTTTACATGTAGCTAAATACCCAGTTGGCTTAGAGTCTCGCGTGCAGAAGGTAAAGTCACTTCTTGATGTTGAGTCAAATGATGGAGTCCACATGGTAGGGATTTATGGAATAGGCGGAATTGGAAAAACAACACTTGCATGTGCAGTGTGCAATTTCGTTGCTGATCAATTTGAaggtctttcttttctttctgatgTTAGAGAAAATTCTGAGAAGCATGGACTGGTACACCTTCAGGAGACACTTCTTTCTGATATACTTGAGGAGAAAGACATTAAGTTGGGGAATGAAAAGAGAGGAACTCCAATAATTAAAAGTAGGCTCcgtaaaaagaaaattcttttgattttggaTGATGTTGACAAAATGGATCAATTAGAACATCTTGCTGGTGGACTTCATTCAGTTGATTGGTTTGGTTCTGGGAGCAGAATTATTATAACAACTAGAGATATACATCTGCTAGATTTTTATGGGATTGAAAGAACCTATGAAGTAgatggattaaatcaagaagaaGCCCTTGAATTGTTCAGCTGGAATGCTtccagaagaaaacaaattactCCTAGTTATCAGGAAATTTCAAAAAGAGTAATACAGTATTCTAATGGCCTTCCATTATCTCTAGAAATAATAGGTTCTGATTTATTTGGTAAAACAGTGTTGGAATGTAAGTCAGCATTAGATCATTATGAAACAAATCCTCATGACGATATTCTGAAAATCCTAAAAGTAAGCTATGATGGCTTAAAGGAATATGAGAAGAAAATTTTTTTAGACATGGCTTGCTTCTTTAAAGGATATGAACTTAGTGATGTAAAAAACATACTACATAGTGGTCGTGGCTTAGCTCCAGACTATGCTATCCAGGTGTTAATTGACAAGTGTCTGATAAAAATTGTTCAATGTCGTGTGAGAATGCATAATCTGATTGAGAATATGGGTAAACAAATTGTGCGACAGGAATCACCCACAAATTCTGGTGAACACAGTAGATTATGGTTCTCTAAAGATATTCTTCGTGTTTTAAAAAACAACAAG GGATCCGATAAAACTGAGATCATCATGTTACACTTgcccaaagaaaaagaagtgcaCTGGGATGGAACAGCATTGGAGAAGATGAAAAACCTTAAAATACTGGTGGTAAAAAATGCTCGCTTTTCTAGAGGACCTAGTGCTCTCCCAGAAAGTTTAAGAGTGCTAAAATGGTGTCGATATCCTGAATCTTCGCTGCCTGCTGATTTTGATGCAAAAAAACTTGTCATATTGGATTTGTCTATGAGTTCCATTACGTTCAAGAATCCAATGATCATGATG AAATTTAAGTACTTGATGGAAATGAAGTTGAGTGGTTGCGAATTACTAAAAGAAGTATCTGACATGTCTGGAGCACCAAATTTGAAGAAACTGCATCTTGATAATTGCAAAAATTTAGTTGAAGTTCATGATTCCGTTGGATTCCTTGATAAACTTGAATGCTTGAACCTTAATCACTGCACTAGTCTTAGGGTTCTTCCTCGTGGCATGTACTTAACTTCTCTTAAAACCATGTCCCTTAGGAGATGCACAAGTCTCATGAGTTTTCCAGAAATTTTAGGGAAGATGGAAAACATAAGGTACCTTGATTTGATTGGCAGTGCCATAAGTGTCTTGCCTTTTTCAATTGGAAATCTTGTTGGGCTCACTAGGCTGAATCTGAATAAATGCACTGGGCTAGTTGAACTACCAATTAGTGTTTTTATGCTGCCCAAACTTGAGAACTTGGAAGCTAACTATTGTGATCGGCTTGCACAAGTACAGAATGGAGAAGGTCAAGATCATGAAACGGTGTCTTCAAGTGTTAGGGATGCTAATTTTAACTATTGTTATCTGACAGAGAAGTTTCTTGCTACTCTTCTTCCTTGCTTGTGCAATGTGACATCTTTATCCCTTAATTCCAGCAATATCACAGTCCTTCCATCATCAATCAGTGCCTGTCTCTCCTTGACAGAACTTTATTTGAATGAATGCAAGGAGCTCCGGGAAATCAGAAGCCTGCCACCAAACATAAAATATCTTTCTGCTATCAATTGCAAATCCTTGACTTCCGAGTCTAAGGAAATGTTACTGAATCAG AAACTACATGAGACTGGGGGTACACATTTCAAATTCCCAGGATCAGCTATCCCAAGTTGGTTGAATTACAGTAGAAGGGGCCCATCCCTGCGTTTCTGGTTTCGTAACAAGTTCCCAGCAATTACTCTATGTGTTGTTGGAGTTTTTGGTAGTCTGCTTAAGTGTAAGATGGACCCTATCTTAACTGCCATGATACAGGCCCCAGTGATTACCGTATTTGCTGCTACAAAATATTCAATTCAGACAAATCATACAATTCTGTCTGATCTGTTGATTGAATTTGGCAGTAATAAATTTGAAAGATTCCTTATTGAGAATAAATGGTACAGTGCAGAGATTTCATTTGAGGATATTTATGGAATAACAGACATTGAATGGATGGGAGTACATGTCCAGGAACATAAAACAAACATGGCAGATATTCAATTTACAGAGCCCAAGCTTACAATGGTAGACAGTAAATTCTGGATTCACTTTATTACTGATGTCGGAAAACAATTGAAATGTGGTGATGCCTATTACTGTTATCTCCCACCATTGAGACCAAATGAAGGAGGCGAAGACTATGACTGGCTTCAAGTGTACATTCTGATTCTCTCTGTGGGACTCTATTGTCTCCTTCTCTGA